The genomic stretch ATGACTAAAGTTGTTCCCATTCTTTGACGCATTTCTCGCCCTTGGGAATCATTTTGTTTGGCAATTAAATCGTTGACTACGCGAATAATTGCGGTGATTTGTTCGCAGATGATATTTGGGGGGACTATTTCTGTTTGTTGGGCAATTTCTATTAATAATGCTCTAACTTGTAATTTCAGAGTTTGTAATGCCATTAAACTAGCGACTTCGCCGCCTTCATGTCCGCCAATTCCATCACAAACTAAGGAAAAATTAGGAATTAATAAGTCGTTTGGTGACTCTGTTGATGCTTGTAAATCTGGTTCTGTCGGATAGCAAGAATCTTCATTGCTAGCACGCATCGGCCCTTGATCTGTCCCGCCAGCTACTTGTAAACGCAGGGGAAGTTCGGCAGCTTTTTCTAACAGTAATTGATTTAATTCTAAGGAAATATCATCTAAAGATTTTTGTCCGCCAATTTGTTGCCAAATTTGTTTTAATGGTTCTAAAACTGAAGGATGAGAACCAGCAATCCATTCTAACCAACATTCCGAAAAAGCTGCTAAACTTGGTTGGGCATCGCTGGGAAAAGTACGATCGCTAAATAATTGCACAAGTCTAACTCGCCAGCCTTGAACCCGGATATTTTCGGGAATTAGTAAACTTGATGCGACTCCTAATTCTGATAGCGGTGTCCACAATTGGAGAATTTGCCACAACCAATAAACTTGTCTAACCGCAGCTGTCTGATGCCATTCTTCTACAATAGCAGGGTAAAGATTGCCTTCTGAGTCGATCGGCACATTTTCGAGCAAAATTACTTCTATGGCGTTCAGTTCCTCGCTTAGAACAGCTACACCATAAACTTCTGGAATATGAAGGCGTTGGGGAAATAAGCGCAAATAGGGAATAATTTCTTCTGGTAATTCTTGAGGAACGTAAGGTGGGGCTTCTGGTTGTTGATCCAGCCAAATTTGTGGCGCAATTACTTGATACCTATTATGGATTAGGACTCCAGGGGAAATTTCGGCTGAAGCTGGGTTAGATGCCCAAATATAAAAATTCATTGACGACTCAGAACTACTCATAGAGCTTCAAGAATAAAATAATTTTAGATATTAAAACAGAGTATGTCTCAAAAAGTTACATTTTCTTACAGAACGGTAATAAATAAAGTGTTGTAGTCAACAAATCTTTGGATTTATTTCCACTCGATCTGCCCCTGAGAATAAATACTTCATGTTAACTATAGAAGTACTGGCAATGAATATCAATATGCTTTTGGATGATTTATTAAAGAGTTTAGTTGCCACCAGCAACTATTCACTACCCACTACTGAGTATGATTCATTGATGGCAACAGTAGCTTTATCTTTTACCATCAGTCCCAGCTTACTTTGGTTATTATTTGGGGCAGCACTGTGTTTGGTGGAATTCGTTTTACCCACAGCTTATACGGCGGTGATTATGGGAGTTGCAGCTATGATAGTAGCGTTAGTGACACCATTGATACCGTCGCCTATTTTACAAGTAATTTTCTGGTTGCTGCTTTCGGGGGCGTTATTTTTTCTTTTCCGTCGTTTTGCACCAAAACGGAAAACCCCAGCAATTAGGGATGCGGTAGAAGCACAAACAATCAGTGAAATTATGCCGGGACAAACAGGAAGAGTTTTATATGAAGGGAATTCGTGGCGGGCGCGTTGTAGTGATGAAACAAAAGCGATCGCACCTAATCAAAAAGTTTACGTGATCGGTAGGGAAGGCACAACTTTAATTGTTTTACCCGATAACTTGTAAAGCAACAACTTATCAGATAAAGAGGATAAAAAAATGGAATCATTTTTTGCTGTAATCATATTTTTAGTGTTGGGCGGTTCGGCAGTTTCTAGTACAGTTAAAGTCATCAACCAAGGTAATGAAGCTTTAGTAGAATCTTGGGGTAGATACAATGGAAAAAAATTACAACCTGGGTTAAATTTTGTGGTTCCCGTTGTCGATCGCATTGTTTATAAAGAAACAATTCGAGAAAAAGTTTTAGACATTCCTCCCCAACAATGTATTACCCGCGATAACGTATCAATTACTGCGGATGCTGTAGTGTATTGGCGAATTTTAGATTTAGAGAAAGCTTACTACAAAGTTGAAAATCTTCATTCAGCAATGGTGAATTTAGTGCTGACGCAAATTCGATCGGAAATGGGCAAATTAGAATTAGATGAAACTTTTACAGCCCGATCGCAAATTAATGAAATCCTCCTCAGAGAATTAGACGATGCTACCGATCCTTGGGGTGTTAAAGTAACGCGGGTAGAACTTAGAGATATCGTTCCATCAAAAGCAGTTCAAGATTCAATGGAATTACAAATGTCTGCGGAACGGAAGAAACGGGCAGCAATTCTGACTTCTGAAGGAGAAAGAGAATCTGCAATTAATTCTGCCAGAGGTAGAGCCGAAGCGCAAGTTTTAGATGCAGAAGCACGCCAAAAAGCAGTTATCTTAGATGCAGAAGCGCAACAAAAAACTATTGTTTTAAAAGCCCAAGCTGAACGTCAGCAACAAGTTTTAAAAGCCCAAGCTACAGCAGAAGCTTTGCAAATTATCAGCAAGATTTTGCAAAACGATCCAAATGCTAAAGAGGCTTTACAATATTTGATTGCTCAAAATTATTTAGATATGGGAACAAAAATTGGTAGCAGCGATAGCAGCAAGGTAATGTTTATGGACCCCCGCAGTATTCCTGCTTCTTTAGAAGGAATGAAAGCAATTGTGGGAAATACAAATAATGGGGAAATAAAGCAAATTTAAGAATTTAGTAATTGCAGAGTAGAAAAAAAAGAAATACATTAGGACTACCTATCGATCTCTGCGTACTATTCGTAGGGTGCGTTAGTGATAACGTAACGCACCATTCCAATATTTTTCAGAAATAACTAAAAATAACCAAAACATTTTCTAAGTTCAGTGAAGTTTTACAATATTTCTAAAGATGTTAATAGGTTATAAATTATGACTTTACCCGCAGCCAGTTGGCAACAGCAAGCAGAGCAATATTTTTTCAAAGGCGATTATACTCAAGCAGCTAACCTTTATGAACAAGCGATCGCTAATGAACCAGAAAATCTTTCTCACTATTGGTACTTAGGTTTAATGTTGCTGTTGCAGGAAAAAGAAGCCGAAGCACAAATGACTTGGATGTGCGGAATGGAATTAGTTGAAGAGGAAAAAATTCCTGAAGTTACAGCACAGTTAAGCCAAATTTTACAAACAGAAGCCGAAAGACGAGAAGCTATAGCAGACGATCGCACTGCTTGGTTAATTCGTCAGTATATTCGAGAAGTTAATTCACTAGATATTAATAATTTATTGCAGTTAATTTTATTAGCTATTAAATTAGAAACTTTTACCGGAGAAGAGTTAAAAGATTTTGGTGTTATTGAAGTTTTACGTACAGCAGAAACAATTAATATAGATTTTTCCTTATTAATGCAAGTTTTACAAGAATTATTAGCCACAGATTCTTTAAATCCTTTAACTTTGGAATTTGCCGCAGCTTGCCTCCCTTATGTAAAAGAACCATACATTTTTATCGACATTTTAGTAATTAATTCCGTAAAAATTGCCTATTCACAACAAAAACCTTATGTAGCTGCACGTTTATTAGAATTAGCTTTAAATTTAGACAAGAAAAATCCTGAAGTATTAATTCAATTAACTAGTTTTTATCAAGATGCAGGTGAATATGCTAAAGGAATAGAAACAGCTAAACTATGCTATTCATTATTAGCGGAATTGCCAGAAAAAATCTTTACTAATCATTTAATGATTCGCGGGTTAATGATGGCTGCTGGCAAGTATTGGTTAGAAGCTGACACCGCATTTAAACAACATGAAACGTTATTAAATTCATTGTTTAATCAACCAGATTTACATCTCGATCCAACTACAGTAGTTAGGCTATTTTCTGCTACTTACTTTTTACCTTATTTTCGAGATGATTTAAAAAATAACCGCCACTTACAAAATCAAGTAGCACAAATCTGTCAATTAAATATTCAAAATAACTACCCACAACAAACAGCTAAATATGCTCAAATAAAATCTGTAACTTCACCATCGGAAACGACAAGAGTTTTAAAAATTGGTTATTTATCCCATTGTTTAAAACGGCATTCTGTGGGTTGGATTTCTCGATGGTTGTTGAAATATCACGATCGCAGTCGCTTCCAAGTTCATGCTTATTTGATTAATGCCCAACAACGTCAAGATCCTTTACAAGAATGGTACATTAGCCAGGTAGATAAAGCTTACAAATTTGGTTTAGAAGCAACAGAAATTGCCGAACAAATTTATCAAGATGAAATTGATATTCTGATTGATTTAGATAGCATAACTTTAGATGTAATTTCTGAGATTACTTCCTTAAAACCTGCACCAATTCAAGTTACTTGGTTAGGTTGGGATGCTTCAGGAATACCAGCAATTGATTACTTCATTGTCGATCGCTACGTTTTACCAGAAACAGCACAGCAATACTATAGTGAAACCTTGTGGAAATTGCCAGAAACTTATCTAGCAGTTGATGGATTTGAAGTGGGAGTTCCTACTTTACGTCGAGACAGTTTAGAAATTCCTTTAGATGCTGTAGTTTACTTCAGTTCCCAAATGGGTTTTAAACGACATCCCGATACAGTTCGCTTACAAATGCAAATTTTAAAACAAGTACCAAATAGTTATTTTTTAATTAAAGGTTCTGCCGATCAAGCATCAATTAAAGAGTTTTTTATAGAAATAGCAGAAACCGAGGGAATTAGTAGCGATCGCTTAAGATTTCTTCCCGATGTCGCCTTTGAAGAAATCCATCGCGCTAATCTTGGAATCGCTGATATAGTGTTAGATACTTACCCTTACAATGGCGCAACTACAACTTTAGAAACGCTTTGGATGGGAATTCCTTTAGTTACCAAAGTTGGCGAACAATTTGCTAGCCGCAACAGCTATACCATGATGATGAACGTAGGAGTAACCGAAGGAATTGCTTGGACAGATGAAGAATATGTAGAATGGGGAATACGCTTGGGTAAAGATACCGTATTGCGACAAGAAATTGCTAGAAAATTAAAGCAATCTCGGCAAAGTTCTCCATTATGGAATGGAAAAAAATTCGCTCGTGACATGGAGACAGCTTATCAACAAATGTGGGCAAAATATATACAAAAATATTAATTAGTTTGTTTCAGCCTCTGAAACAAATTCTATATTAGCAAGACTGTCTAATTGAATTAAACGTAGAGTTTCTGCTTTTGCTTTGGCGATCGCTTCTTCATTTTCATGATTCAAGCTAATTCGAGAGTGAAGGCGCGGTAACAAAACTTCCCATTGCAAAGAATCTAACTTATCCACAGGTGAAATTTCTAATCCATCAGTAACATCTATATCTTCTTCCATTAACAAGTCCATAACAATACTAGATAAAAATAGGTTGATATCTATTTCCGAATTTTCTGAAATATTGCTAATGTCGATTAGTAGAGTCATTTGGTTTCTGGAAATATGAGTTCCCATACTTTTAATTACTACTGTTAATTCCGAATATAACGACTCTTCTGGCTGCAACCAATCAGGAAAAATTATAATATTTACTTCCCTTAAATTTAAGCCTAATAAACTTGTTTTTATTAAAACTAAACGTACTTCATCAGCCATTTTTTTCCAAGAAAATTTTCTTGCTTGGGTTAACCCACGTTCAATTAATAAGTTACGAATTTCAGGTTTTTGCACCTCAGTTAAAGCATTTACCATTCCCTCTACATCATCATAATTTACGTAGTATGCTGCATCTCCTGCTACTTCAGGAATTGAAGAAATCGGACAAGTAATTACTGGGCAACCACAAGCAAGTGCTTCTAAAACAGGTAAACCAAATCCTTCATATTGAGACGGAAAAACTAAGGCAACTGCACCTGAATAAGCTACTTTTAATTCCCGATCGTTCAATTGTAATTTGTGCACTGTGCAACCAGAAGTATAGACTCGAAATTCATCTTCAAATACTGGATCGAAACTTGAACAAACAATATCAAAATCATACTTATTATCAAGTTTGGCAAATCCTTGAAAAAATAAGATGCCATTTTTATAACCAGTTCTTGCACCTACTAATAAAAAGTAGGGTTTATTAATCCCATACTTATTTCTAAAATTATTAATTTCATCAGTACTTGCTGGAGATAAGTTGCTATCAATTCCACAATAAGAAACAGTAACTGATTCAGGAGATATATCTGGGAAAAATTTTACTAAATCTTTAGCTGTATTTTCTGAGATTGTGATGTAAGATGTTCCATGTCGCAAACCAAAATGCTTCTCCTGCCAAGTTTGTTCAGTAAGATCCCATCCTAAAACTTCAGGAATCATGTCATAAGCCATAAATACAGATGGCGTAGAAATTGGTGTTGTATAGTACGTTGAAATAAATATATCGGCGTTTTCTTCATCACATATCTCTTGTAATGCTTCTCGATCGAAAGAAGCCATATTATAGTTATAGAGTTGAATATTTCGATAATTAATACCCGAAATTTTTGGCGCACTTCCTCCTCTATCTAAAACTAAAATATTCTCAGCAAAACCGTCTTTAACCCATTCTTCTAATAAAGATTTCCATAACCGTGCAATTCCTGTTTTAAATGACTGAAAAAATACTCCATCAATAATTACTTTAAATTTTTTTTGACTCGGTGCAACAATCTTGTTGGTTGATGATTCTTCTATTTCCTTAAGTTGACCAGTTACTTGTAAATAGTCTTTAGTAATTAAAGATTCTTTTCTATTGTTAGGCGGTGGAGCATAACATAAATTCCTAAATAAAACTTCCGGGATTTGCTTTTCAGTAATTAAGTGTAAATTTAAACCATTTGTATAATAATTTAATCCTAAAGTTTCAGCAATTATAGCTAAAGACTTTGCTGTATAAATAGCAATATGTTGTCCATCTTGCAGCGAATAATACCACCATTCACCCGGCTTAGGATTATTTTCTGGTAGTAATTCAGTACTGAAAAATATATTCCTAGAAAATTTTAAAATACTTTGAATTTCTGTTAAGGGATTGCTAAAATGTTCAAATACTTCAAAAGCCGTTACTAGTTCATATTCTCCTTCTTCTGCAACTGTTGCAAAACCTTTAGCAAAAATGTTTTCGCAGAATTTATCATACCAATAAAAATCAAAACCAGCATCTCGCATTAAGCGGACAAATAAACCATAACCTCCTCCATAATCTAAAAATTTACTAGAATCATCAAAAATAGAAAAGATGATGTTACTAGTAATTTGAGAAAATTGTAAATTTCGGAAGACTAAACCTACATCACTACTTGCTATGGCATTAGTATATGCTTCGGATAGCCAATAGGGTTCTTCTGTTTGGACAAATCCGCAATTTTCACATTTAAAGTAGTCGATATCATACTTTTCTAGAATGGTGGCTTTGGCAAAATGAGTAGTTTCCGATCGACAAATTTTACATTTCATAATTGGATAAAAATTTAACTAAGAGGATGACTGCAATTACAACTTGTGTATGATAAGAGTTACAATACTTATATCGCACTTTAGTTAGTTATTTAAAATATTTTAAATTTATTTATGTTTTCCATTAGTTCATGAGTACTAAATTAAGGAAAATGATTTTTCAAGGATAATAGAGGGTGATGTTAATGTCCACCAAATTTCAAATGAAATTCACTTCTTCGTTGGTAACTTCCGCAGTTGCGGTGCTTTGCGTGTTGGCACTCATAGGACTACAATTACCGCAATTGAACCAATTGATTAGTAAATCAAAAACTGCTCCGATCGAAGAATTAAAAAGAGAGGTAGCAACAGAAAAATTGCGCCTTGACTTGCTCCAAAAAATACCTTCTTTGGGATTTAATAATTTAATAGCTAATTGGACATTATTAAGTTTTCTGCAATACTTTGGTGACGATCCTGCCCGCGATCGTACAGGATATGAATTAAGCCCTGAATACTTCAAAACTATCATAGACCGAGATCCTCACTTTATCCAAGCATATCTCTTTCTCTCTACCAGTGTTTCTTTATTCGCAGGAGAACCAGAAAAAGCGATCGCCTTAATGGAAAAAGGCATCCAGTCATTAACTCCTGAACAACCAAGAGCTTATTATGCTTGGCGTTACAAAGGAACAGACGAATTATTATTTTTAGGAGACACTAAAAAAGCCGAAAAATCTTTTACAAAAGCAGCAGAATGGGCTAGTGAATTTGCTGATGAAGAAAGTCAAAATATAGCCGCTCGCTCTCGGCAAACAGCAGAATTTTTAGCTACCGATCCTGATGTGAAAGTAGCGCAAGAAAGTGCTTGGGCAATGGTATTAGTAAATGCCTTAAATGCTAATGACGAACGCACTCGTAAAAGAGTAATAGAAAGAATTGAATCCCAAGGGGGAAAGGTAACTATTACACCACAAGGAGCCGTAAGTATACAATTACCTAAAACTAATTCTAACTAAGTTAATACCTGAAAAATTCCGGCTCCTTGAGGATTTAAATTAACTTAGCGAAGCGGTTCTCCATTACGAAACTGTCCAGTAAAACTGCGTCCATCCGCAAACACAATATTACCCCTTCCATGAGGTAAAGCATTACGAAATTCACCCCGATAACGATTACCTTTATTATCGACACAAACGCCTCTACCATCTAGATTATTATTAAAAAATTCTCCTTGGCAGCGTGTACCCTCTTGACTAGTAAATACGCCGCCACCGAGAATTTGACCATTGACAAACCGACCTTGATAACGATCGCCATTGGCGTATGAAAATACTCCCGTACCATGAAATTGACCATTGCGAAATTGACCTTGGTAGCGATCGCCATTAGTGAAAATAAATGAGCCTGTCCCATTTGGCTGACCATTGCGGAATTCTCCTTGATAACGGTTATCATCACCAAAGATAAATTCCCCTTTGCCATTTGGTTGACCGCTCACAAATTGCCCTTGATAGCGATCGCCTTCCTTGAATATAAATACACCTATTCCATTCGGTTGACCATCCCGAAACTGTCCTCTGTAAGAACCTTTATCCTTATAAACACAAACTCCCCTACCATTGAGCCTATTACCTTGAAATGCTCCTTCACAGTAAGTTCCATCTGCAAATTTAATCACCACTTGACCAAACGAAGGCATGGGTTTCATCATATTAGTAATGATTCCCAAACTAGAAGTCGCTAATACTACGATTCCTAACTTCTGAATAGGGCTAAACATCAGTCAAAAATCTCCCCTATCTTCTCTTAATAAAATGTTTTAGCGCCAATTTTTAATTACTTGTCGCCTGACAATCTAATTATCTCACTCGATTCTAGACTTTCATTTATCTAAAAGTCATCCCTCGCCAAGATCGCTTAAGCACATAATTAGAAAAAATCACTTAAATTTAATTAATTGTAATATATTGAGTTAACCCTTTTAAACCAGCAAACAACCGGAAAAAATTTTTTCCTAATAACCACCGGAATACCACATAACACAAACGATGCAACTTTAATTAATAGTTACTTTAACAGTCGGAGTGAGCGCATTTTTCTGTAAAATGCTGTATGGGATTTAGCCAAGCCAATAAAGAATCTA from Phormidium ambiguum IAM M-71 encodes the following:
- a CDS encoding protein phosphatase 2C domain-containing protein, with the protein product MSSSESSMNFYIWASNPASAEISPGVLIHNRYQVIAPQIWLDQQPEAPPYVPQELPEEIIPYLRLFPQRLHIPEVYGVAVLSEELNAIEVILLENVPIDSEGNLYPAIVEEWHQTAAVRQVYWLWQILQLWTPLSELGVASSLLIPENIRVQGWRVRLVQLFSDRTFPSDAQPSLAAFSECWLEWIAGSHPSVLEPLKQIWQQIGGQKSLDDISLELNQLLLEKAAELPLRLQVAGGTDQGPMRASNEDSCYPTEPDLQASTESPNDLLIPNFSLVCDGIGGHEGGEVASLMALQTLKLQVRALLIEIAQQTEIVPPNIICEQITAIIRVVNDLIAKQNDSQGREMRQRMGTTLVMGLQVPQKINKPDGTILENAHELYIASVGDSRVYWITADYCQQLTIDDDVATREVRLGRSLYREALRRVDGGALTQALGTREAQILRPTIQRFIIEEEGILLLCSDGLSDKNAVEQSWQEFAKPILKNKISLENAVQSWIELANEKNGHDNTSVVLTRCLLSPEPPVLFEPKKVEAEMPTTPSTYRLESELTEASKALLYSPATQPDPGETVDVQAVKRGTWLTVLTTLAVLAVLGFIGYGLWQAFIPQTTPPAEETPVNTNE
- a CDS encoding NfeD family protein, giving the protein MNINMLLDDLLKSLVATSNYSLPTTEYDSLMATVALSFTISPSLLWLLFGAALCLVEFVLPTAYTAVIMGVAAMIVALVTPLIPSPILQVIFWLLLSGALFFLFRRFAPKRKTPAIRDAVEAQTISEIMPGQTGRVLYEGNSWRARCSDETKAIAPNQKVYVIGREGTTLIVLPDNL
- a CDS encoding SPFH domain-containing protein, with the protein product MESFFAVIIFLVLGGSAVSSTVKVINQGNEALVESWGRYNGKKLQPGLNFVVPVVDRIVYKETIREKVLDIPPQQCITRDNVSITADAVVYWRILDLEKAYYKVENLHSAMVNLVLTQIRSEMGKLELDETFTARSQINEILLRELDDATDPWGVKVTRVELRDIVPSKAVQDSMELQMSAERKKRAAILTSEGERESAINSARGRAEAQVLDAEARQKAVILDAEAQQKTIVLKAQAERQQQVLKAQATAEALQIISKILQNDPNAKEALQYLIAQNYLDMGTKIGSSDSSKVMFMDPRSIPASLEGMKAIVGNTNNGEIKQI
- a CDS encoding O-linked N-acetylglucosamine transferase, SPINDLY family protein, yielding MTLPAASWQQQAEQYFFKGDYTQAANLYEQAIANEPENLSHYWYLGLMLLLQEKEAEAQMTWMCGMELVEEEKIPEVTAQLSQILQTEAERREAIADDRTAWLIRQYIREVNSLDINNLLQLILLAIKLETFTGEELKDFGVIEVLRTAETINIDFSLLMQVLQELLATDSLNPLTLEFAAACLPYVKEPYIFIDILVINSVKIAYSQQKPYVAARLLELALNLDKKNPEVLIQLTSFYQDAGEYAKGIETAKLCYSLLAELPEKIFTNHLMIRGLMMAAGKYWLEADTAFKQHETLLNSLFNQPDLHLDPTTVVRLFSATYFLPYFRDDLKNNRHLQNQVAQICQLNIQNNYPQQTAKYAQIKSVTSPSETTRVLKIGYLSHCLKRHSVGWISRWLLKYHDRSRFQVHAYLINAQQRQDPLQEWYISQVDKAYKFGLEATEIAEQIYQDEIDILIDLDSITLDVISEITSLKPAPIQVTWLGWDASGIPAIDYFIVDRYVLPETAQQYYSETLWKLPETYLAVDGFEVGVPTLRRDSLEIPLDAVVYFSSQMGFKRHPDTVRLQMQILKQVPNSYFLIKGSADQASIKEFFIEIAETEGISSDRLRFLPDVAFEEIHRANLGIADIVLDTYPYNGATTTLETLWMGIPLVTKVGEQFASRNSYTMMMNVGVTEGIAWTDEEYVEWGIRLGKDTVLRQEIARKLKQSRQSSPLWNGKKFARDMETAYQQMWAKYIQKY
- a CDS encoding methyltransferase domain-containing protein; the protein is MKCKICRSETTHFAKATILEKYDIDYFKCENCGFVQTEEPYWLSEAYTNAIASSDVGLVFRNLQFSQITSNIIFSIFDDSSKFLDYGGGYGLFVRLMRDAGFDFYWYDKFCENIFAKGFATVAEEGEYELVTAFEVFEHFSNPLTEIQSILKFSRNIFFSTELLPENNPKPGEWWYYSLQDGQHIAIYTAKSLAIIAETLGLNYYTNGLNLHLITEKQIPEVLFRNLCYAPPPNNRKESLITKDYLQVTGQLKEIEESSTNKIVAPSQKKFKVIIDGVFFQSFKTGIARLWKSLLEEWVKDGFAENILVLDRGGSAPKISGINYRNIQLYNYNMASFDREALQEICDEENADIFISTYYTTPISTPSVFMAYDMIPEVLGWDLTEQTWQEKHFGLRHGTSYITISENTAKDLVKFFPDISPESVTVSYCGIDSNLSPASTDEINNFRNKYGINKPYFLLVGARTGYKNGILFFQGFAKLDNKYDFDIVCSSFDPVFEDEFRVYTSGCTVHKLQLNDRELKVAYSGAVALVFPSQYEGFGLPVLEALACGCPVITCPISSIPEVAGDAAYYVNYDDVEGMVNALTEVQKPEIRNLLIERGLTQARKFSWKKMADEVRLVLIKTSLLGLNLREVNIIIFPDWLQPEESLYSELTVVIKSMGTHISRNQMTLLIDISNISENSEIDINLFLSSIVMDLLMEEDIDVTDGLEISPVDKLDSLQWEVLLPRLHSRISLNHENEEAIAKAKAETLRLIQLDSLANIEFVSEAETN
- a CDS encoding tetratricopeptide repeat protein → MSTKFQMKFTSSLVTSAVAVLCVLALIGLQLPQLNQLISKSKTAPIEELKREVATEKLRLDLLQKIPSLGFNNLIANWTLLSFLQYFGDDPARDRTGYELSPEYFKTIIDRDPHFIQAYLFLSTSVSLFAGEPEKAIALMEKGIQSLTPEQPRAYYAWRYKGTDELLFLGDTKKAEKSFTKAAEWASEFADEESQNIAARSRQTAEFLATDPDVKVAQESAWAMVLVNALNANDERTRKRVIERIESQGGKVTITPQGAVSIQLPKTNSN
- a CDS encoding MORN repeat-containing protein → MFSPIQKLGIVVLATSSLGIITNMMKPMPSFGQVVIKFADGTYCEGAFQGNRLNGRGVCVYKDKGSYRGQFRDGQPNGIGVFIFKEGDRYQGQFVSGQPNGKGEFIFGDDNRYQGEFRNGQPNGTGSFIFTNGDRYQGQFRNGQFHGTGVFSYANGDRYQGRFVNGQILGGGVFTSQEGTRCQGEFFNNNLDGRGVCVDNKGNRYRGEFRNALPHGRGNIVFADGRSFTGQFRNGEPLR